From one Fimbriimonadaceae bacterium genomic stretch:
- the lysA gene encoding diaminopimelate decarboxylase, with protein sequence MLSSPRLDTRFRLSEPVARALAAEFGTPLYVLDERHFRARIRAYRSALEASYPRTEVAFASKANGTLAVLAIAHAEGCLVDVASEGELRGALAAGVPASRCHLHGNNKSLGELRFALASGIGQIVIDHFGEIEAVHTLARELGVRPECVLRLAPGVDPVTHHKISTGQADTKFGFNIADGSAERALARCLELGLDVAGFHCHVGSQLLDPEAQRSGGETLARFAARMKAELKYETRTLNVGGGLGVRYLDDHEPMDVQPYCQLVAGAVRAGLEGSGLEPLLVHEPGRSLVAESGVTLYTVGVVKTVPIGEGRTRTYAGVDGGLSENPRPALYGAKYTVERVARTPDRPGVALPEAPFTVSGKHCETDQLFEDVSLPADLAAGDLLQVLCTGAYNASMASNYNRYPRPATVLLRPDGTRTVVQRRDAWDEMFARETVPDDLESPA encoded by the coding sequence ATGCTCAGTTCCCCTCGCCTGGACACGCGGTTCCGTTTGTCGGAACCGGTTGCCCGCGCGTTGGCGGCCGAGTTTGGGACGCCGTTGTACGTGCTGGACGAGCGCCACTTCCGCGCTCGCATCCGCGCCTACCGCAGCGCCTTGGAGGCTTCGTACCCGCGCACCGAGGTCGCGTTCGCGTCGAAGGCCAACGGGACGCTCGCGGTGCTCGCCATCGCGCACGCGGAAGGCTGCCTCGTCGATGTCGCCAGCGAAGGCGAGCTGCGCGGCGCGCTCGCGGCCGGGGTGCCGGCGTCGCGGTGCCACCTTCACGGCAACAACAAGTCTCTCGGCGAACTCCGCTTCGCGCTCGCATCGGGAATCGGGCAGATCGTGATCGACCATTTCGGTGAGATCGAAGCGGTCCACACCCTTGCGCGGGAGTTGGGCGTCCGGCCCGAGTGCGTGCTGCGGCTCGCCCCCGGAGTGGACCCCGTGACCCACCACAAGATCTCCACGGGCCAGGCCGACACCAAGTTCGGCTTCAACATCGCCGACGGCTCGGCCGAGCGGGCCCTTGCCCGGTGCCTGGAACTCGGTCTGGACGTGGCGGGTTTCCATTGCCATGTCGGCTCCCAACTGCTCGACCCCGAGGCGCAACGCTCGGGTGGAGAAACGCTTGCGCGGTTCGCGGCCCGGATGAAGGCGGAGTTGAAGTACGAGACGCGCACGCTCAATGTCGGAGGCGGACTGGGCGTGCGCTACCTCGACGACCACGAACCTATGGACGTGCAGCCGTACTGCCAGCTCGTCGCCGGCGCGGTGCGCGCCGGATTGGAGGGCTCCGGTCTCGAGCCCCTGCTGGTGCACGAGCCTGGCCGCAGCTTGGTGGCCGAGTCGGGCGTCACCCTCTACACCGTGGGCGTCGTGAAGACCGTCCCCATCGGCGAGGGTCGCACCCGCACGTACGCAGGCGTCGACGGCGGGCTGAGCGAGAACCCCCGTCCCGCGCTCTACGGCGCGAAGTACACGGTCGAGCGCGTCGCGCGAACGCCAGACCGTCCCGGGGTGGCCCTTCCGGAGGCGCCCTTTACCGTGAGCGGCAAGCACTGCGAGACGGACCAGCTCTTCGAAGACGTCTCGCTGCCCGCCGACCTGGCCGCGGGCGACCTGCTGCAGGTCCTCTGCACCGGCGCGTACAACGCGTCGATGGCGAGCAACTACAACCGGTATCCAAGGCCCGCGACGGTGCTGCTGCGGCCGGATGGAACGCGCACCGTCGTCCAGAGGCGCGATGCGTGGGACGAGATGTTCGCGCGCGAGACCGTCCCGGACGATTTGGAGAGCCCCGCTTGA
- the dxr gene encoding 1-deoxy-D-xylulose-5-phosphate reductoisomerase has translation MKRIVVLGSTGSIGRQTLDIVRRHPDRLQLVGLAAGSNAEALLAQGGEWPGVRLALHAPHPDLPSGMEALVEMATAPDVDLVVVAVAGVIGLLPTVEAIRAGKQIALASKEVLVAAGEWVMPLVREHGVVLTPIDSEHSALFQCLQGYRPDQVDELILTASGGPFRGWTRAQLEAVTVEQALNHPTWRMGGKITIDSATMMNKGLETVEARWLFDVPVDRVRIVVHPQSIVHSFARLNDGSVLGQLGWPEMRLPIQIALLHPERKPNDLPPWNPVDTPTLTFESLDESTFRSPSLARESVRIGGTMPCAMNAANEWAANAFLEGRVRFLQIPEIVESVMERHEPCPVTLEALLETDRWARQTAEDRAEC, from the coding sequence GTGAAACGGATCGTGGTTTTGGGCTCGACGGGCAGCATCGGGCGCCAGACCCTCGATATCGTCCGCCGGCATCCGGACCGCCTCCAGCTCGTGGGGCTCGCGGCGGGCTCGAACGCCGAGGCGCTGCTGGCCCAGGGCGGGGAGTGGCCGGGGGTGCGGTTGGCGCTCCATGCGCCCCACCCCGATCTTCCCAGCGGCATGGAAGCCCTCGTCGAGATGGCGACCGCCCCCGATGTGGACCTCGTGGTGGTGGCGGTGGCCGGCGTGATCGGGCTGCTGCCCACGGTCGAGGCCATCCGTGCGGGCAAGCAGATCGCGCTGGCGAGCAAGGAGGTTCTGGTTGCGGCGGGCGAGTGGGTGATGCCGCTCGTTCGCGAGCACGGAGTCGTGTTGACGCCGATCGATTCCGAACACAGCGCCCTCTTCCAGTGCCTCCAGGGCTATCGTCCCGACCAGGTGGACGAGCTGATCCTCACGGCGAGCGGCGGACCGTTCCGCGGCTGGACGCGCGCGCAACTCGAGGCCGTGACCGTGGAGCAGGCCCTGAACCACCCCACGTGGCGCATGGGCGGGAAGATCACGATCGACAGCGCCACGATGATGAACAAGGGGCTGGAAACGGTGGAGGCGCGATGGTTGTTCGACGTGCCCGTCGACCGCGTGCGCATTGTCGTCCACCCGCAGAGCATCGTGCACTCGTTCGCCCGGCTCAACGACGGAAGCGTGCTCGGCCAACTCGGCTGGCCAGAGATGCGCCTCCCGATCCAGATCGCCCTGCTGCATCCCGAGCGCAAACCCAACGACCTGCCTCCATGGAACCCGGTCGACACGCCCACGCTCACCTTCGAATCGCTAGACGAGTCCACGTTCCGCTCTCCCTCGCTGGCCCGAGAGAGCGTTCGGATCGGCGGCACGATGCCGTGCGCGATGAACGCCGCCAACGAATGGGCGGCCAACGCGTTCCTGGAAGGCCGCGTCCGGTTCCTCCAAATCCCGGAGATTGTGGAATCGGTGATGGAACGGCACGAACCCTGCCCCGTGACCCTTGAGGCCCTTCTGGAAACAGACCGGTGGGCGCGCCAGACCGCAGAGGACCGTGCCGAATGTTGA
- the trpS gene encoding tryptophan--tRNA ligase, whose protein sequence is MSEQRRLLSGMQPTNPKLHIGNYEGALRNWVALQDEYKLYCCVVDWHALTTMAEDPSAIAANAREVAKDYLAAGIDPERSTVFIQSHVKEHAELHLLLSMVTPLGWLERVPTYKEKAQTVGVERESYGLLGYPVLQAADILLYKPFGVPVGKDQAPHLEVSREIGRRFNRLYGEVFPEFANIILEDELRSKLPGLDADENGHLRKMSKSYGNCIYLNETEDETAAKIKNAFTTPTKLRLTDPGIPEGCAVCQYLKIYSPNWEQQWEEDRRGERGCMQNKRELIEAINETLRPIRERRSQLDDATVEQILQEGAGEAREFAAKTMAEVRAAMGLS, encoded by the coding sequence ATGAGCGAGCAAAGACGACTTCTCAGCGGCATGCAGCCCACCAACCCGAAGCTTCACATCGGGAACTACGAGGGTGCCCTGCGCAACTGGGTGGCCCTGCAGGACGAGTACAAGCTGTACTGCTGCGTCGTGGATTGGCACGCGCTCACAACCATGGCGGAGGACCCCTCGGCGATCGCGGCCAACGCCCGCGAGGTGGCCAAGGACTACCTCGCGGCGGGCATCGACCCGGAGCGGTCGACCGTGTTCATCCAGTCGCACGTGAAGGAGCACGCCGAGTTGCACCTTCTGCTCAGCATGGTCACCCCGCTGGGGTGGCTCGAGCGGGTTCCCACCTACAAGGAGAAGGCGCAGACCGTCGGCGTGGAGCGCGAATCGTACGGCCTGTTGGGCTATCCGGTCCTCCAGGCGGCGGACATCCTGTTGTACAAGCCGTTCGGGGTGCCCGTGGGCAAGGACCAGGCGCCCCACCTCGAGGTGTCGCGGGAGATCGGGCGTCGCTTCAACCGCCTGTACGGGGAGGTGTTTCCCGAGTTCGCGAACATCATCTTGGAGGACGAGCTGCGATCCAAGCTTCCCGGGCTCGACGCCGACGAGAACGGACACCTGCGGAAGATGTCCAAGTCGTACGGCAACTGCATCTACCTGAACGAGACCGAGGACGAGACCGCCGCGAAGATCAAGAACGCGTTCACGACGCCCACCAAACTGCGCCTGACCGATCCCGGAATCCCCGAAGGCTGCGCCGTGTGCCAGTACCTGAAGATCTACTCCCCGAACTGGGAGCAGCAGTGGGAGGAGGATCGGCGCGGCGAGCGCGGGTGCATGCAGAACAAACGCGAGCTGATCGAGGCGATCAACGAGACGCTTCGGCCGATTCGCGAGCGGCGCAGCCAGTTGGACGACGCGACCGTGGAGCAGATTCTCCAGGAGGGAGCGGGCGAGGCCCGCGAGTTCGCCGCCAAGACGATGGCCGAGGTGCGCGCGGCGATGGGACTGAGCTGA
- a CDS encoding site-2 protease family protein has product MNIPPPETIAAIAIVIFLAIGLHEYAHCKMADAAGDPTPAMYGRVTLNLTKHFEPLGTMMIFFTSLTGFGIGWGRPAPMDPRKMKNPRWDFFAAVAAGPISNVLQAAVWAVFLRLGVAGGLQHAGGAALFLIDLFTYGVLINLSLCFFNLVPLGPLDGHWLLGTFLPEPTRVRWYIWNRRVGTTALIALILIGQFSGTPILGAVIFPAVRATFRFFTGVPF; this is encoded by the coding sequence TTGAACATTCCCCCTCCCGAAACGATCGCGGCGATCGCCATCGTGATCTTCTTGGCGATCGGCCTCCACGAGTACGCGCACTGCAAGATGGCGGACGCGGCGGGCGACCCCACGCCGGCGATGTACGGACGCGTCACCCTCAACCTCACGAAGCACTTCGAGCCGCTCGGGACGATGATGATCTTCTTCACGTCGCTGACCGGCTTCGGCATCGGCTGGGGACGGCCGGCCCCGATGGACCCCCGCAAGATGAAGAACCCGCGATGGGACTTCTTCGCGGCGGTCGCGGCCGGCCCGATATCGAACGTCCTTCAGGCGGCCGTGTGGGCCGTGTTCCTTCGGTTGGGCGTGGCGGGGGGGCTCCAACACGCGGGCGGCGCGGCCCTGTTCCTGATAGATCTCTTCACCTACGGCGTATTGATCAACCTCTCGCTGTGCTTCTTCAACCTCGTCCCCCTTGGGCCGCTGGACGGCCACTGGTTGCTCGGCACGTTCCTCCCCGAGCCCACCCGGGTGAGGTGGTACATCTGGAACCGCCGCGTGGGAACGACGGCCCTGATCGCCCTGATCCTGATCGGGCAGTTCAGCGGAACGCCGATCCTCGGGGCGGTGATCTTCCCGGCCGTGCGCGCGACCTTTCGGTTCTTCACAGGCGTCCCCTTCTGA
- a CDS encoding Gfo/Idh/MocA family oxidoreductase has protein sequence MLRVGILGAGGMGNVHARQYRKMPDVDLVFFDPDEARRAKFQTTWQCAPVDSEEDVLRGCDVVDVCLPTDRHLEYGLKAISEGKAVFLEKPMAGSLDDAAQLIEAADRAGVPMMPGQVVRFFPEYREGRRMVVEGAVGRPAAARTRRGGLAPMGGAENWFMDHSRSGGVLLDLAVHDFDWLRWTLGEVDSLYARSLGATTGKGPDYGLTTMSFESGAVAHVESTWMDPSGSRTTFEVCGSAGMIEFDSRNTPTVRTHLAPPKEGDPPRRGGNEAPLTPTDDPYYRQLKGFLDAVRSGTPPPVSGYDGFMAVSLGLAALESARTGKVVVPAR, from the coding sequence ATGCTTCGCGTGGGAATCCTCGGCGCCGGCGGAATGGGAAACGTCCATGCGCGGCAGTACCGGAAGATGCCGGATGTCGATCTGGTCTTCTTCGACCCGGACGAGGCGCGGCGGGCCAAATTCCAAACGACCTGGCAGTGCGCTCCCGTCGATTCCGAAGAGGACGTGCTTCGCGGGTGCGACGTCGTGGACGTCTGCCTCCCCACCGATCGCCACCTCGAGTACGGGCTGAAGGCGATCTCCGAGGGCAAGGCGGTGTTCTTGGAGAAGCCGATGGCGGGCTCGCTCGACGACGCCGCCCAACTCATCGAAGCCGCCGACCGCGCGGGAGTTCCGATGATGCCCGGCCAGGTGGTCCGGTTCTTCCCCGAGTACCGAGAGGGACGCCGCATGGTGGTCGAGGGCGCCGTGGGCCGGCCCGCCGCCGCCCGCACGCGCAGAGGCGGACTCGCCCCGATGGGCGGAGCGGAGAACTGGTTCATGGACCACTCGCGTTCGGGCGGGGTGCTGCTGGACCTTGCCGTGCACGATTTCGACTGGCTGCGGTGGACCTTGGGAGAGGTGGACTCCCTCTACGCCCGAAGCCTGGGCGCGACGACGGGGAAGGGGCCCGACTACGGCCTCACCACGATGAGCTTCGAATCGGGGGCCGTGGCGCACGTCGAGTCGACCTGGATGGACCCGTCGGGCTCTCGAACCACGTTCGAGGTGTGCGGGAGCGCAGGCATGATCGAATTCGACAGCCGCAATACGCCGACCGTGCGCACCCACCTCGCGCCCCCGAAGGAGGGCGATCCCCCGCGACGGGGCGGCAACGAGGCCCCCCTGACTCCGACCGACGATCCCTACTACCGCCAGCTCAAGGGGTTTCTGGACGCCGTGCGCAGCGGCACCCCGCCCCCGGTGAGCGGCTACGATGGCTTCATGGCCGTCAGCCTGGGCTTGGCCGCGCTGGAGAGCGCCCGCACCGGCAAAGTCGTCGTACCCGCAAGGTAG
- a CDS encoding sulfite exporter TauE/SafE family protein: MQIVWYALIGAVAGVGGGFFGIGGGVIIVPAMILLLGFDQKLAQGTSLVALLAPVGLLGLINYYQEGKANLVAGAWIAVFFFIGAFFGSKIALNVDETLLRRIFSVFLFLVALQMFFKK, from the coding sequence ATGCAGATCGTGTGGTATGCGCTGATTGGCGCCGTTGCGGGAGTGGGCGGGGGGTTCTTCGGCATCGGAGGGGGCGTGATCATCGTGCCAGCCATGATCCTCCTGTTGGGGTTCGACCAGAAGCTCGCGCAAGGCACGTCTCTGGTGGCCCTGCTCGCGCCCGTCGGTCTGCTGGGCTTGATCAACTACTACCAGGAGGGCAAGGCCAACCTCGTGGCGGGGGCGTGGATCGCCGTGTTCTTCTTCATCGGCGCGTTCTTCGGATCCAAAATCGCCCTCAACGTGGATGAAACGCTGCTCCGGCGCATCTTCTCTGTGTTCCTCTTCCTCGTGGCCTTGCAGATGTTCTTCAAGAAGTAG
- a CDS encoding M50 family metallopeptidase → MLIVLTAVTFLVMISLLVAAHEYGHFLFARLCGMGVEEFSIGFGKGKWVYKVKDGTEFTVRPLPLGGFVRIKGMVPEEDGSEVDIPGGFYSKPPAQRLLVLFAGPLFSILAGVLILIGLFLSVPRHPLNEPVLGMVLEGKPAAQAGLQEGDRILSVDGQPVTTWYQLVSSVRDKPDQKLAFVVDRAGKRFETSVKTYVNDKETPVLGPDLEPTNERKKQAMIGAAPSARRSTVPEAVGEAVVFPFEMAGGMVHAFTSTKRFKEEIGGPISIVTATSEQVQRGVADVILLAGLLSISLGIFNLLPIPGFLDGGQMVVAFMELLRGGRRLSMRTQSYLSGLGFTILVVLIVSVFAVDIGRLGGR, encoded by the coding sequence ATGCTGATCGTTCTCACCGCCGTCACGTTCCTTGTGATGATCTCCCTGCTGGTCGCCGCCCACGAGTACGGCCATTTCCTGTTCGCACGCCTGTGCGGGATGGGGGTCGAGGAGTTCTCAATCGGGTTTGGCAAGGGGAAGTGGGTCTACAAGGTCAAAGACGGCACCGAGTTCACGGTTCGCCCGCTTCCGCTGGGAGGCTTCGTCCGGATCAAGGGCATGGTGCCCGAGGAGGACGGCAGCGAAGTGGACATCCCCGGCGGCTTCTACAGCAAGCCCCCTGCGCAGCGCCTGCTCGTGCTGTTCGCCGGGCCGTTGTTCAGCATCCTGGCGGGCGTGCTGATCCTGATCGGCCTGTTCCTCAGCGTTCCGCGGCATCCGCTCAACGAGCCGGTGCTCGGAATGGTGCTCGAGGGCAAGCCCGCGGCGCAGGCCGGACTCCAAGAGGGCGACCGCATCCTCTCCGTGGACGGACAGCCGGTGACGACTTGGTACCAGCTCGTCTCCTCCGTGCGCGACAAGCCGGATCAGAAGCTGGCGTTCGTCGTGGACCGCGCCGGCAAGCGCTTCGAGACGTCGGTGAAGACCTATGTGAACGACAAAGAGACGCCGGTCCTCGGTCCCGACTTGGAGCCCACCAACGAGCGGAAGAAGCAGGCGATGATCGGCGCGGCTCCCTCGGCGCGTCGGAGCACGGTGCCCGAAGCCGTCGGCGAGGCCGTCGTGTTCCCGTTCGAGATGGCGGGGGGCATGGTGCATGCATTCACCTCGACCAAACGCTTCAAGGAGGAAATCGGCGGCCCGATCTCGATCGTCACCGCGACGAGCGAGCAGGTGCAGCGCGGTGTGGCCGACGTGATCCTGTTGGCGGGCCTGCTGAGCATCTCGCTGGGCATCTTCAACCTCCTGCCCATCCCCGGCTTCCTCGACGGCGGGCAGATGGTCGTGGCGTTCATGGAGCTGCTGCGCGGAGGCCGCCGCCTGAGCATGCGGACGCAGTCCTACCTCTCCGGTCTCGGCTTCACGATACTGGTCGTGCTGATCGTCAGCGTGTTCGCCGTCGATATTGGAAGGTTGGGAGGCAGGTAG
- a CDS encoding HAD family hydrolase — translation MTARSPEPAPLGDVRAIYFDLDDTLCAYWDACKIGLRRAFEAHRPAGVGVEQMLSLWARAFRKFGPALKDSAWYPVYLKSGGPTRAEQMRLALAEGGIEDAALAERLGEAYGQARDEALALFDGVRGVLERLRKHYPLGVITNGPADVQRQELATLGIEEFFDHVFIEGEMGEGKPVPAVFERAREAVGCEPHQILFVGNSYGHDVRPALEAGWHAVWVRRASDVPPSADGDSPRPEEKPVDAPHPDAVIGDLRELLPLLGLR, via the coding sequence ATGACCGCCCGATCCCCCGAGCCCGCGCCGCTGGGCGACGTGCGCGCCATCTATTTCGACCTGGACGACACCTTGTGCGCGTACTGGGACGCGTGCAAGATCGGCCTGCGCCGGGCGTTCGAAGCGCACCGGCCCGCCGGAGTCGGCGTGGAGCAGATGCTCTCGCTGTGGGCCAGAGCCTTCCGCAAGTTCGGGCCCGCGCTCAAGGATTCGGCGTGGTATCCGGTGTATCTCAAGAGCGGGGGACCCACGCGGGCCGAGCAGATGCGGCTCGCGCTCGCCGAAGGCGGCATCGAGGATGCGGCGCTCGCCGAGCGCCTGGGAGAGGCGTACGGCCAGGCCCGCGACGAAGCGTTGGCCTTGTTCGACGGGGTGAGGGGCGTGTTGGAGCGCCTGCGCAAGCACTATCCGTTGGGGGTGATCACGAACGGTCCCGCCGACGTGCAGCGCCAAGAGCTGGCGACCCTCGGCATCGAGGAGTTCTTCGACCACGTGTTCATCGAGGGGGAGATGGGCGAGGGCAAGCCCGTGCCGGCCGTCTTCGAGCGGGCGCGGGAGGCGGTGGGTTGCGAGCCGCACCAGATCCTGTTTGTCGGCAACAGCTACGGCCACGACGTCCGCCCCGCCCTCGAGGCCGGGTGGCACGCCGTCTGGGTGCGGCGCGCGTCGGACGTTCCGCCCAGTGCCGACGGCGATTCGCCCCGGCCCGAGGAGAAGCCCGTCGACGCCCCACACCCGGACGCGGTGATCGGGGACCTTCGAGAGCTGCTGCCGCTTCTTGGTTTGAGGTAG